One segment of Pseudomonadota bacterium DNA contains the following:
- a CDS encoding L-threonylcarbamoyladenylate synthase — MEILNGFEPTSIEKAVELLRRGDVVAFPTETVYGLGADALNPYGVAKIFEIKKRPRFDPLIVHIGEKDWIFKFAENIPPETTRLIDKFWPGPLTIILNKKDVIPDIVTAGLPTMGMRMPSHPVALNLIRALRNPIAAPSANPFGYMSPTKAAHVAKMFENELSLILDGGSSTFGIESTIISIKENKIYIRRHGAVSLEELSEIAEVIHEEKKDGQCEVPGELPYHYAPHKPLRIVSFPGEVKIANSSLLAFKKTEKTPLSKYVKYLSQRGDMREAAANFFSYLIELDREDVDIIYAEKIPEVGLGKAMMERLKKAAKNVGI, encoded by the coding sequence ACGTCGATAGAAAAAGCCGTTGAATTGTTGAGGAGAGGAGATGTCGTTGCCTTTCCTACAGAGACCGTTTACGGTCTTGGGGCAGATGCACTAAACCCTTATGGAGTTGCAAAGATATTTGAAATTAAAAAGAGACCGAGGTTTGATCCACTTATAGTCCATATTGGCGAGAAAGATTGGATATTTAAGTTTGCGGAAAACATTCCTCCAGAGACCACAAGGTTAATTGACAAATTCTGGCCAGGTCCACTGACGATAATTCTAAACAAAAAGGATGTTATACCTGATATTGTAACTGCCGGTCTTCCAACTATGGGTATGAGGATGCCATCCCACCCAGTAGCACTAAACCTGATAAGGGCCTTAAGAAACCCTATAGCCGCGCCAAGCGCCAATCCTTTTGGATACATGAGCCCTACAAAGGCGGCACATGTTGCAAAAATGTTCGAAAATGAACTGTCATTAATACTGGATGGAGGTAGTAGCACGTTTGGTATAGAATCTACAATAATATCAATTAAAGAAAACAAGATTTATATCCGAAGACATGGGGCTGTGAGTCTAGAGGAGCTTTCTGAAATAGCAGAAGTTATACATGAAGAAAAAAAGGATGGCCAATGTGAGGTGCCAGGTGAGTTGCCATATCACTATGCCCCTCATAAACCATTAAGGATTGTGAGTTTCCCTGGTGAAGTAAAAATAGCCAACTCCTCCCTTCTTGCATTTAAAAAAACTGAAAAAACCCCTCTATCAAAGTACGTAAAATACCTATCTCAGAGGGGTGATATGAGAGAGGCAGCCGCAAACTTCTTTTCATACCTTATAGAATTAGACCGTGAAGACGTTGATATTATTTATGCTGAGAAGATACCAGAAGTGGGTCTTGGTAAAGCCATGATGGAACGGCTAAAGAAGGCAGCAAAAAATGTAGGAATATAA